The proteins below come from a single Poecilia reticulata strain Guanapo linkage group LG5, Guppy_female_1.0+MT, whole genome shotgun sequence genomic window:
- the mrto4 gene encoding mRNA turnover protein 4 homolog: MPKSKRDKKISLTKTAKKGLESKQKLIEELRKCVDTYRNLFIFSVENMRNNKLKDIRTAWKHSRFFFGKNKVMIVALGKGQTDEYKDNLHKVSKYLRGEVGVLFTNKTKDEVQEYFNHFKETDYARAGNQAQMDVTLEEGPLEQFPHSMEPQLRQQGLPTALKKGVVTLLKAYDVCKEGDVLTPEQARLLKLFAIEMADFKVQIKCMWNSETGEFDSLAGEEEPVEEKEDEDDDDAE; this comes from the exons ATGCCGAAGTCAAAGAGGGACAAGAAAA TCTCATTAACAAAAACTGCCAAGAAGGGATTGGAATCCAAACAGAAGTTAATCGAGGAG CTACGGAAATGTGTGGACACCTATAGAAACCTGTTCATATTCTCTGTGGAAAATATGAGGAATAACAAGTTGAAAGACATCAGGACAGCATGGAAACATAGCAG ATTCTtctttggcaaaaataaagtgATGATTGTTGCTTTGGGAAAAGGACAAACAGATGAATACAAAGATAATTTGCACAAG GTCAGCAAGTATTTGCGTGGAGAGGTGGGAGTACTTTTCACTAACAAAACAAAGGATGAAGTACAAGA ATATTTTAACCATTTCAAAGAGACGGACTACGCTCGCGCAGGCAACCAGGCACAGATGGACGTAACGCTGGAAGAAGGTCCTCTTGAACAGTTTCCTCACTCAATGGAGCCTCAACTGAGGCAGCAGGGACTTCCCACTGCTTTAAAGAAAG GAGTGGTAACGCTGCTCAAAGCCTACGATGTCTGTAAAGAAGGGGACGTTCTGACTCCTGAACAAGCTCGGCTTCTG AAACTGTTTGCCATTGAGATGGCAGATTTTAAAGTGCAGATCAAGTGTATGTGGAACTCGGAGACAGGCGAGTTTGACAGTTTGGCTGGTGAGGAAGAGCCTGTGGAAGAAaaggaggatgaggatgatgatgatgcagaaTAA